A stretch of the Bacillus sp. FJAT-18017 genome encodes the following:
- a CDS encoding phosphatase PAP2 family protein has protein sequence MNTVLKKTPYLLFLLVIPVLGLIYQFLNTHPTDAVQISTALDGYIPFLPIFIIPYILWYAYVFLYLVYFCFKDTKVYLKTIILIVVGELICFAIYFFFQTTVPRPQVQGDGILIDLVKLIYLNDRPFNCFPSIHVLTTFAIMLGSLHIKEKHPVTILFIHILGSLIIISTLFVKQHVIPDMIGSMFLVTFLYGILFEFYQVRVEEKKTIFVKNK, from the coding sequence ATGAATACAGTGTTGAAAAAAACTCCATATTTGCTATTTTTGCTCGTCATACCTGTATTAGGTCTAATTTATCAGTTTCTAAATACTCATCCAACCGATGCGGTGCAAATATCAACCGCACTAGATGGGTATATACCGTTTTTGCCTATATTCATCATCCCATATATTCTTTGGTATGCCTATGTATTTCTTTATCTCGTATACTTTTGTTTTAAAGATACAAAAGTATACTTAAAGACTATAATCCTTATAGTTGTTGGTGAACTTATTTGCTTTGCAATCTATTTCTTTTTTCAAACAACCGTCCCAAGGCCGCAAGTGCAGGGGGATGGCATACTCATTGACCTGGTAAAGCTGATTTATTTAAATGATCGGCCGTTCAATTGCTTCCCAAGCATCCACGTCCTGACAACATTTGCAATAATGCTTGGTTCGCTTCATATAAAAGAGAAGCATCCAGTTACCATTCTGTTTATTCATATACTAGGCTCGCTTATTATTATTTCCACCTTGTTTGTGAAACAGCATGTAATTCCGGATATGATTGGCTCTATGTTTCTTGTTACTTTCTTATATGGCATTCTATTTGAATTCTATCAGGTGCGTGTCGAAGAAAAGAAAACTATTTTTGTTAAAAATAAATAA
- a CDS encoding MDR family MFS transporter produces MLSAFRNLHPLVINILIGTMFGRMATSMSIPFLAIYLTQVKHVSPGQTGLIIAVSSLVGICTSFAGGYLSDRLGRKVVLFVSIFLWAGVFILFGMAETVSGFFAANALNGFCKSIFEPASRALLADLTEPKNRLAIFNLRYTAINVGVIFGPLLGFYFGSSESTSAFFIAASVYVLYGISLIVTYKKTGYSGANLKVAANQKPVRFTDAARIAINDRILLLALIGNILAVLAYAQFNSTLPQFLSGSLGGEKGAGLFSGLLILNAVTVITIQYPLLAFVKKYPPILSILAGNLVSSISVLLFAFADSVPLWGAVIFLFTIGEVLMFSMTDAFLDSIAKPNLRGTYFGAMGFTQIGNIAGPSLGGFLLSWFGFSDPLPVFGILAAISLLGVPVMFTVRVHMKRELIHGGASKTAI; encoded by the coding sequence ATGCTGTCAGCCTTCAGGAATTTGCACCCGCTCGTAATAAATATACTTATAGGGACCATGTTCGGCCGGATGGCAACATCCATGAGTATTCCGTTCCTCGCAATTTACCTGACCCAAGTAAAGCACGTTTCTCCCGGGCAGACCGGATTAATCATTGCTGTAAGCTCGCTAGTCGGGATATGCACGAGCTTTGCAGGCGGTTATTTGTCCGATCGGTTAGGAAGAAAGGTCGTTTTATTTGTTTCAATTTTTCTTTGGGCTGGAGTATTCATCCTTTTTGGAATGGCCGAGACTGTTTCGGGATTTTTTGCAGCAAATGCATTAAATGGTTTTTGCAAATCAATATTTGAACCAGCTTCACGGGCGCTGCTGGCTGACCTTACTGAACCAAAGAACCGCCTGGCGATTTTCAATTTGCGCTATACTGCTATAAATGTCGGGGTTATTTTCGGACCGCTTTTAGGTTTTTATTTCGGTTCATCCGAAAGCACATCTGCTTTCTTCATTGCGGCAAGCGTTTATGTTCTCTATGGAATATCGCTGATAGTAACCTACAAGAAAACAGGCTATAGCGGAGCTAACCTCAAGGTTGCGGCCAACCAGAAACCAGTAAGATTCACGGATGCGGCTCGGATTGCGATTAATGACAGGATTCTATTGCTTGCATTGATTGGCAACATCCTTGCGGTTCTTGCCTATGCGCAATTCAATTCTACACTCCCGCAATTTCTATCTGGTTCACTTGGCGGAGAGAAAGGTGCGGGCTTGTTTTCCGGCCTGCTCATATTGAATGCGGTGACAGTGATTACCATTCAATACCCCTTATTGGCCTTTGTTAAAAAATATCCGCCCATCCTTTCCATACTGGCCGGTAATCTCGTATCAAGTATTTCTGTATTGCTTTTTGCATTTGCCGATTCTGTTCCATTATGGGGAGCAGTGATTTTCCTTTTTACCATTGGCGAAGTCCTAATGTTTTCAATGACTGATGCATTTCTAGATTCGATTGCAAAACCAAACTTAAGGGGTACATATTTTGGCGCAATGGGTTTTACCCAGATAGGAAACATAGCCGGACCTTCACTTGGAGGCTTTCTGCTCAGTTGGTTCGGCTTCAGTGATCCATTGCCTGTTTTCGGCATATTGGCGGCAATTTCTCTGCTTGGAGTCCCAGTTATGTTTACTGTCAGAGTTCATATGAAAAGGGAGCTTATTCACGGAGGCGCTTCAAAAACAGCCATTTAA
- a CDS encoding DegV family protein, producing MTKKKIAWITDSTVFLTEKLKANPDVFVVPLEIIFGNDAFEDGVDLDTETLYQRINSDKTVPKTSQPSSGKFAALFEKLKENYDSAIAVHISSKLSGTMSSCIAGAEMAGFPVEAVDSKSLSYAITVLIEKGIELAGDGLGVSDIATILREEADNGQNYMLLGNLDQFYKGGRMTGTQYLLGSILKIKPIIRINTNGEFELFEKVRSEKKAGARLVELFGEAHSKNHIEEVWVMHGNVPDKAKEMEAAIKSAFPRLKTFIGEISSTIAAHAGEGTLAIIWHNEPK from the coding sequence ATGACCAAAAAGAAAATTGCCTGGATTACTGATAGTACTGTTTTCCTAACAGAAAAGCTAAAGGCTAACCCCGATGTTTTCGTGGTGCCGCTTGAAATCATCTTTGGAAATGATGCTTTTGAAGATGGTGTCGATCTTGATACAGAAACACTTTATCAAAGAATTAACAGCGATAAAACGGTTCCGAAAACGTCGCAGCCTTCTTCCGGGAAGTTTGCTGCACTTTTTGAAAAACTCAAAGAGAATTACGATAGTGCAATAGCTGTCCATATCTCCTCTAAACTAAGCGGAACGATGTCAAGCTGCATTGCCGGTGCGGAAATGGCTGGATTCCCCGTGGAAGCGGTTGATTCAAAGTCGTTGTCCTATGCGATTACTGTCCTGATTGAAAAAGGAATTGAACTTGCTGGGGATGGCCTGGGGGTTAGCGATATAGCCACGATCCTCCGCGAAGAAGCAGACAACGGCCAGAATTATATGTTACTCGGAAATCTGGATCAATTTTATAAAGGCGGGCGGATGACAGGTACTCAATACCTTCTTGGAAGCATCCTAAAAATAAAGCCGATTATCCGAATTAATACCAACGGGGAATTTGAACTGTTTGAGAAAGTTCGATCTGAGAAAAAGGCTGGTGCAAGGCTTGTGGAGCTTTTTGGTGAAGCCCACAGCAAGAATCATATAGAAGAAGTTTGGGTAATGCACGGAAATGTTCCGGATAAGGCAAAAGAAATGGAAGCAGCTATTAAATCAGCCTTTCCAAGGCTAAAAACGTTCATCGGCGAAATTTCCTCAACTATTGCTGCTCATGCCGGCGAAGGAACGCTCGCAATCATTTGGCACAATGAACCAAAATAA
- a CDS encoding homogentisate 1,2-dioxygenase, translating to MYYRQLGKIPRKRHTIFRKEDGTLYREQVMGTKGFSGTQSILYHVHMPTEVVKADKIIPFLPEYEAEGALRHRHFYTPELKSTGNALEAREYLMGNSDLLIGTAHVTAAMESFYRNGDGDEILFIHHGSGKLETMFGTLTYRPGDYLVIPIGTIYQLRPVSETKILFVESYSQITTPRRYRNEYGQLLEHSPFCERDIRGPETLETFDEKGEFEVLTKTRGYLHQHILGHHPFDVVGWDGYLYPWAFNIDDFEPITGRVHQPPPVHQTFEGHNFVVCSFVPRMYDYHPEAIPAPYFHSNVNSDEMLYYVEGNFMSRKGIKQGSISLHPSGIPHGPHPGKAEASIGKKETLELAVMIDTFRTLKVFKKAKEVEDQDYMYSWL from the coding sequence ATGTATTATAGGCAGTTGGGGAAAATCCCCCGGAAACGGCACACGATTTTCAGAAAGGAAGACGGCACGCTATACAGGGAGCAGGTAATGGGAACAAAAGGGTTTTCCGGAACACAATCAATACTGTACCATGTGCATATGCCGACAGAGGTCGTCAAAGCAGATAAAATAATTCCTTTTTTACCAGAGTACGAGGCAGAAGGGGCGCTGCGGCACAGGCATTTTTATACACCCGAACTCAAGTCAACCGGAAATGCGCTTGAAGCAAGGGAATATTTGATGGGCAACAGCGATTTATTGATTGGTACCGCCCATGTCACTGCCGCAATGGAATCCTTTTACCGCAATGGCGACGGCGATGAAATACTTTTTATCCACCATGGTTCGGGAAAACTGGAGACGATGTTCGGGACACTCACTTATAGACCCGGAGACTATTTAGTAATTCCAATCGGAACAATATACCAGCTACGTCCTGTTTCTGAAACTAAAATCCTGTTTGTTGAGTCATATTCGCAAATCACTACACCACGGCGATATCGGAACGAGTATGGACAGCTCCTTGAACATAGTCCTTTTTGTGAAAGGGATATAAGGGGACCTGAAACTCTCGAAACCTTTGATGAGAAAGGCGAATTTGAAGTTCTAACAAAAACCAGGGGATATTTGCACCAGCATATCCTCGGCCATCATCCTTTTGATGTGGTTGGCTGGGACGGTTATCTTTATCCATGGGCATTCAATATAGACGATTTTGAGCCAATTACCGGGAGGGTTCATCAGCCGCCGCCGGTCCATCAAACATTCGAAGGCCATAATTTTGTTGTTTGCTCGTTTGTGCCGAGAATGTATGATTATCATCCGGAGGCTATTCCAGCGCCATATTTCCACAGCAACGTTAACAGTGACGAAATGCTGTATTATGTGGAAGGCAACTTCATGAGCAGGAAGGGAATCAAGCAGGGGTCGATAAGCCTGCATCCAAGCGGCATCCCGCACGGACCGCATCCAGGAAAGGCCGAGGCAAGCATCGGCAAAAAAGAAACACTCGAACTAGCGGTCATGATTGACACATTCCGCACGTTGAAGGTATTCAAAAAGGCAAAAGAAGTTGAGGATCAGGATTACATGTATTCATGGCTTTAA
- a CDS encoding fumarylacetoacetate hydrolase family protein produces the protein MRFITFIKKNGEQAAGWLLDDRYAVDMSEVSEGQLPQSMLEFLDKSEEYFILAKKINAGLDGKSQGVYSLQEVRLVAPLPNPRSFRDFYAFEAHVKTARENRGLGMIDEWYEIPVFYFSNHLAIKGPEEKIEKPGGCRKLDYELEIGCVIGKTGKNIRVDEADDYIFGYCILNDWSARDFQQKEMKVGLGPAKGKDFATSIGPWIVTPDELSSLFDEKGFDLEMKASINGQLLSKGNMKEIHYSFAEMLQRASAEVTLHPGELIGSGTVGSGCILELGEDVHRWLQPGDIVELQIDKLGTLRNVISREKG, from the coding sequence ATGAGATTTATAACATTTATAAAGAAAAATGGAGAGCAGGCTGCAGGCTGGCTGTTGGATGACCGATATGCCGTTGATATGAGCGAAGTGTCCGAGGGCCAACTGCCTCAGTCAATGCTTGAGTTTCTCGACAAGTCAGAAGAGTATTTCATCTTGGCAAAAAAAATTAACGCTGGGTTGGATGGGAAGTCGCAAGGGGTTTATTCCCTTCAGGAAGTAAGGCTCGTGGCCCCGCTGCCTAACCCAAGAAGCTTCAGGGACTTCTATGCATTTGAGGCTCATGTAAAAACAGCACGTGAAAACAGGGGACTCGGTATGATTGATGAATGGTATGAAATCCCGGTCTTTTATTTTTCAAATCATCTTGCTATAAAAGGCCCAGAAGAGAAAATTGAGAAACCAGGGGGCTGCCGAAAGCTTGACTACGAGCTCGAAATTGGCTGTGTGATTGGCAAGACCGGCAAGAATATCCGAGTGGATGAAGCTGACGATTATATATTCGGTTATTGCATCCTCAATGACTGGAGTGCGCGGGATTTTCAGCAAAAAGAAATGAAGGTTGGGCTTGGCCCTGCAAAAGGAAAGGATTTCGCCACCTCAATCGGGCCGTGGATAGTCACGCCTGATGAATTAAGCAGCCTTTTCGACGAAAAAGGGTTTGATTTAGAAATGAAGGCGTCCATTAATGGCCAGCTCCTTTCAAAAGGAAACATGAAGGAAATCCACTATTCATTTGCTGAAATGCTGCAACGTGCTTCGGCAGAGGTAACGCTTCATCCAGGAGAACTGATTGGATCGGGTACAGTTGGATCCGGCTGCATCCTTGAGCTCGGGGAAGATGTACATCGCTGGCTGCAGCCAGGCGATATAGTAGAGCTCCAGATTGATAAACTGGGAACCTTAAGAAATGTAATTTCAAGGGAAAAGGGGTGA
- a CDS encoding flavin reductase family protein yields MEFTPTTMPWRDCYKLLTGAIIPRPIAFVSTLSKNGVANAAPFSFFTAISADPMLVCFSPMRRGTDGAKKDTLTNIEETGQFVINIVSEEIAEKMNICAMEFTPDIDEFEASGLTKAPSEKIGVPRIRESKINFECELEQVLHFGEHSGAGSLVIGRVVHVHMDDELHDQGRILAEPLHPIGRLAGNFYTRPLASTFELARIVNSGDKK; encoded by the coding sequence ATGGAATTTACACCGACAACTATGCCTTGGCGGGACTGCTACAAGCTTTTGACGGGAGCAATCATCCCGAGGCCAATCGCGTTTGTATCAACGTTAAGTAAGAATGGCGTCGCCAATGCTGCACCATTCAGCTTTTTCACGGCTATCAGTGCCGACCCAATGCTAGTCTGTTTTTCACCCATGAGGCGTGGAACGGACGGAGCCAAAAAGGATACATTAACAAATATTGAAGAAACAGGGCAGTTTGTCATCAACATCGTTAGTGAAGAAATTGCTGAAAAAATGAATATTTGTGCTATGGAATTTACTCCCGATATTGATGAGTTTGAAGCATCAGGCCTGACGAAGGCTCCTTCTGAAAAAATTGGTGTCCCCAGAATTAGAGAATCGAAAATAAACTTTGAATGTGAGTTAGAGCAGGTTCTTCATTTCGGAGAACACTCAGGTGCAGGGAGCCTAGTAATTGGAAGAGTCGTCCATGTCCATATGGACGATGAACTCCATGATCAGGGCAGGATTCTAGCTGAACCCCTTCATCCGATTGGAAGGCTTGCCGGCAATTTTTATACAAGACCGCTAGCCTCCACATTTGAGCTAGCGCGCATTGTGAATTCCGGTGATAAAAAATGA
- the hisC gene encoding histidinol-phosphate transaminase encodes MSLIKPRDELAGVIPYPIGALPEDCQKTLGYERIIRMADNENPYGPSPLAFEAAKQELARTAIYPDGAYANLLRTLSSHHGLTEGNFSIGNGSDEIIRQLTRAYISIGDEAIMADCTFPRYRTNVLIEGGVPVPVPLKNGVHDLEAMLSHITPKTKMIFVCNPNNPTGTIVEKETLLGFINDIPAHIMVVIDEAYAEYVTPGHLIDAEAILSKYKNCVFLRTFSKMHGLAGLRVGYGMMDESISGELKKVKDVYNVNRIGSAAAAASLTDLKHVAESAEKNRVERKYLTERLSALGLQPLPSEANFLFIPVSFPAFQLEKKLAEKGIFVKALSSSSYPEGLRIAMGTREENDSLLAEVYAFTTEGVV; translated from the coding sequence ATGTCTTTGATTAAACCAAGGGATGAGCTTGCTGGAGTTATCCCGTACCCGATCGGCGCTTTACCCGAAGACTGCCAAAAAACGCTGGGCTATGAACGGATTATCCGGATGGCTGATAATGAAAATCCGTACGGACCTTCTCCGCTTGCCTTTGAAGCAGCAAAACAGGAACTGGCAAGAACAGCGATTTATCCCGATGGGGCGTATGCAAATCTCCTTCGTACCTTAAGCAGCCATCATGGGTTGACGGAAGGGAATTTTTCAATTGGAAATGGATCAGACGAAATCATCAGGCAGTTAACAAGAGCCTACATCAGTATAGGTGATGAAGCGATCATGGCTGACTGTACCTTTCCACGTTACAGGACAAATGTGCTGATTGAAGGCGGAGTTCCCGTGCCTGTTCCTCTAAAGAATGGTGTTCACGATCTCGAAGCGATGCTGTCACATATAACACCGAAAACAAAAATGATCTTTGTTTGCAATCCAAATAACCCGACCGGGACGATTGTTGAAAAAGAAACGCTTCTGGGCTTTATCAACGATATCCCTGCCCATATCATGGTTGTGATTGACGAGGCTTATGCAGAGTATGTAACGCCCGGACACTTGATTGATGCAGAAGCAATCCTTTCTAAGTATAAGAACTGTGTGTTCCTGAGGACCTTTTCAAAAATGCACGGCCTTGCCGGGCTAAGAGTTGGCTACGGGATGATGGACGAATCGATTTCCGGGGAACTGAAAAAAGTGAAGGATGTTTACAATGTCAACCGGATCGGATCTGCGGCTGCGGCTGCTTCTCTAACGGATTTAAAGCATGTTGCCGAATCAGCTGAAAAGAACCGGGTTGAACGGAAGTACCTAACGGAAAGGCTTTCTGCACTCGGGCTTCAACCGCTTCCTTCTGAAGCAAACTTTCTTTTTATCCCGGTTAGTTTCCCAGCCTTTCAGCTTGAGAAGAAGCTAGCGGAAAAAGGGATATTCGTAAAGGCGTTGTCTTCTTCGTCATATCCGGAGGGGCTCCGAATCGCTATGGGAACGAGGGAAGAGAATGATTCCCTCCTTGCTGAAGTTTACGCCTTTACCACAGAAGGGGTAGTTTAA
- the hppD gene encoding 4-hydroxyphenylpyruvate dioxygenase, which translates to MQEQKLTLNEVTEDFFPVRDVDYMEIYTGNAKQAAYYFCKAFGFRTVAYSGLETGNRQTVSYVLQQRKIRLVITGSYDENSDVASFVKKHGDGVKDIALLVDDVEKAFGAAVDRGAIALEAPTVLNDEFGTVKKAVIGTYGDTIHSLIERQDYKGAFLPGFDRFTDTVQVPDAGLIAVDHVVGNVEVMEEWVEYYEKVMGFKEMKHFSDEDISTEYSALMSKVMHNGGRIKFPINEPAEGKRKSQIQEYLEFYNGPGVQHLAILTEDIVSTVAALKDNGVEFLSTPDSYYDDLAGRVGKIDEEISKLRELSILVDRDDEGYLLQIFTKPIVDRPTLFIEIIQRKGARGFGEGNFKALFESIEREQAKRGNL; encoded by the coding sequence ATGCAAGAGCAAAAATTAACCTTGAACGAAGTAACAGAGGATTTCTTTCCGGTCCGGGACGTAGATTATATGGAAATTTATACAGGTAATGCCAAACAGGCTGCATATTATTTCTGTAAGGCATTTGGCTTTAGGACTGTGGCCTATTCAGGACTTGAAACTGGAAATCGCCAGACTGTTTCCTACGTACTCCAGCAAAGAAAAATCCGCCTGGTGATTACTGGCTCATATGATGAAAATAGTGATGTTGCTTCTTTTGTTAAAAAACATGGAGATGGCGTAAAAGATATAGCCTTGCTGGTTGATGATGTTGAAAAAGCTTTTGGAGCAGCGGTCGACCGCGGTGCCATCGCTTTAGAGGCGCCGACTGTACTTAATGACGAATTTGGAACAGTTAAAAAGGCTGTCATTGGTACGTATGGAGATACAATTCATTCACTAATCGAGCGCCAGGATTATAAAGGTGCATTCCTGCCTGGTTTTGATAGATTCACAGACACTGTCCAGGTACCTGACGCCGGCTTGATTGCCGTAGATCATGTTGTCGGTAATGTCGAGGTGATGGAGGAGTGGGTAGAGTATTACGAAAAAGTAATGGGCTTCAAGGAGATGAAACACTTCTCCGACGAGGATATCTCTACCGAATATTCCGCGCTTATGTCAAAAGTGATGCACAATGGCGGCCGGATCAAGTTCCCTATCAATGAGCCTGCCGAGGGAAAACGAAAATCCCAAATCCAGGAATACCTTGAGTTCTATAACGGACCAGGCGTCCAGCACCTTGCCATCCTGACAGAAGACATTGTTTCTACCGTTGCTGCACTCAAGGACAACGGAGTTGAATTCCTGTCGACACCGGATTCCTATTACGACGATCTTGCCGGACGGGTTGGAAAAATTGATGAGGAAATTTCGAAGCTGCGCGAGCTTAGCATCCTGGTAGACCGCGATGATGAAGGTTACCTGCTGCAAATTTTCACGAAGCCAATCGTTGACCGCCCAACACTATTTATTGAGATTATCCAGCGTAAAGGTGCAAGAGGCTTCGGCGAGGGCAACTTCAAGGCGCTTTTTGAATCAATTGAACGCGAACAGGCGAAACGGGGGAACTTGTAA
- a CDS encoding dihydrolipoyl dehydrogenase family protein yields MVVGEMANGADLIIIGGGPGGYHAAIRAAQLGRQVLLIEKADLGGICLNKGCIPSKVITTASAKLEDSKKNAVFGIETESLAFNFEKLKQYQKRTVEGLRTGVEALCKANKVQILKGTAFFISDTRIGVEQGDNYELYDFNQAIIAAGVRPDNGGTFKTGKRIVNSWSISFLEDIPEHLGIYGVDTIHLEMAMAYRALGSEVTLLLPEGVNEFPYDSAISRELSRIFKKEKIPVLKDCSIKEVIEQTDGVTIVFASQSGETTVSATHFFYCEKKVPNSDELGLKRIGINLDDNGYVKVNEKCRTNFERIYAIGDITGGPFLASKALKQGKAAAEVACGIESSLVDLRFLPQIAFTRPPIAAVGLSEEKAIDQGLVVKASQFPLASNGISGLAGKKDGFVKIVSEHRTDVILGVHIIGEGAHELIAGGIIGLEMGAREEDFTFPSFPHPGLAEAMLEAAEGLKEKAVHLKPQKKRVEEQITEKN; encoded by the coding sequence ATGGTTGTCGGAGAAATGGCAAATGGGGCAGACCTTATCATCATCGGGGGCGGCCCTGGCGGCTATCATGCAGCAATTCGGGCGGCACAGCTAGGACGACAGGTGCTTTTAATTGAAAAAGCTGATTTAGGAGGGATTTGCCTGAATAAAGGCTGCATTCCTTCAAAGGTGATCACAACAGCTTCTGCAAAATTGGAAGATTCCAAGAAAAATGCAGTATTTGGAATTGAAACTGAAAGTCTAGCATTTAATTTTGAAAAACTAAAACAATATCAAAAGAGGACGGTAGAGGGACTAAGAACAGGGGTGGAAGCTCTCTGCAAAGCCAATAAAGTTCAAATCCTAAAGGGAACAGCATTTTTTATTTCCGATACGCGGATTGGTGTTGAGCAAGGAGACAACTATGAGCTTTATGACTTTAACCAGGCAATCATCGCCGCAGGAGTTCGCCCAGACAATGGCGGTACATTCAAGACAGGTAAGAGGATTGTCAATTCATGGTCAATTTCATTCCTTGAGGATATTCCTGAGCATCTCGGCATTTATGGAGTGGATACGATTCACTTGGAAATGGCAATGGCGTACAGGGCACTAGGGTCTGAGGTCACCTTGCTGCTGCCAGAAGGAGTTAACGAATTTCCGTATGATTCTGCTATTTCAAGGGAACTGTCCCGGATTTTTAAAAAAGAAAAAATTCCTGTACTGAAGGATTGTTCGATTAAGGAGGTGATTGAACAGACAGATGGTGTAACCATTGTCTTCGCTTCGCAATCAGGAGAGACAACTGTTTCCGCAACTCATTTCTTTTATTGTGAAAAGAAAGTTCCTAACAGTGATGAGCTAGGACTCAAGCGAATAGGAATCAATCTCGATGATAACGGTTATGTAAAGGTTAATGAAAAGTGCAGAACGAATTTTGAGCGAATCTATGCGATTGGTGATATTACTGGCGGACCCTTTCTCGCCTCAAAAGCCCTTAAACAAGGGAAGGCAGCGGCCGAAGTGGCATGCGGAATCGAGTCTTCATTGGTGGATTTACGGTTTCTGCCTCAAATCGCCTTTACTCGTCCGCCGATTGCAGCTGTGGGCCTTAGTGAAGAAAAGGCGATTGATCAAGGACTTGTGGTTAAGGCGAGTCAGTTCCCTCTCGCTTCCAATGGGATTAGCGGGCTAGCTGGCAAAAAGGACGGTTTTGTAAAGATTGTTTCTGAACATCGTACAGATGTCATTCTTGGTGTTCATATCATCGGTGAGGGTGCGCATGAATTAATAGCAGGAGGGATTATCGGGCTTGAGATGGGCGCCCGTGAAGAGGATTTTACGTTTCCCTCATTCCCGCATCCAGGTCTGGCAGAAGCGATGCTGGAAGCAGCAGAAGGCCTTAAAGAAAAAGCAGTCCATTTAAAACCGCAAAAAAAGCGGGTGGAAGAACAAATCACCGAAAAAAATTAA
- a CDS encoding dihydrolipoamide acetyltransferase family protein, translated as MEVKLHDIGEGMAEAGINCFLVKPGDVVKADDPLLEVQTDKMTAEIPSPAAGIVKEFRVSPGETVPVGTTLLILEADGAINRGIAEQVTVPAHNLANRYEQNSFTSSEQIKPLFPRVLASPYTRKIARENGIRIEDVKGSGPAGRITDQDVYNFLSGRNRIHTQQSAILTEAAIVRTAHNQEAGFIPFRGRRKQIAKNLLHSIQTIPHCTHFEEIDVTNLIEFRKELKLEGRQVSATALFIKTLSVCLKEFPIFNSILDEENERIQFIDQHHIGTAVDTEDGLVVPVIRDVQTKSLPEIHAEMKALTDKALANQLTLEDIKGGTFTISNVGPLGGSIGATPIIQHPQAALVSFHKTKKMPVVNERDEIEIRSIMNLSMSFDHRVADGATAVKFTNKFAAYIANPRLLLLELV; from the coding sequence ATGGAGGTTAAGCTCCATGACATTGGAGAAGGCATGGCAGAAGCCGGAATCAATTGCTTTCTCGTCAAACCTGGTGATGTAGTAAAAGCCGATGACCCATTGCTTGAAGTACAGACCGATAAAATGACCGCGGAAATCCCTTCGCCCGCTGCTGGTATTGTGAAGGAATTCAGGGTAAGTCCCGGAGAAACGGTACCAGTCGGAACAACACTGCTCATTTTGGAAGCAGATGGAGCCATTAACAGGGGAATTGCTGAACAAGTTACAGTTCCTGCTCATAACCTGGCAAACCGATATGAACAGAATTCCTTTACCAGCTCTGAACAAATAAAACCTTTATTTCCAAGAGTTTTAGCATCCCCCTACACACGGAAAATTGCCAGGGAGAACGGCATCCGAATTGAGGATGTTAAAGGCAGCGGTCCAGCAGGTAGAATAACAGACCAAGATGTTTACAATTTTTTAAGCGGCCGCAATAGAATCCACACACAACAGTCAGCAATTTTAACAGAAGCGGCAATAGTCCGTACTGCGCACAACCAGGAAGCAGGTTTCATTCCGTTCAGGGGCAGACGCAAACAAATTGCAAAGAACTTGCTGCATTCCATCCAGACAATCCCACATTGTACACACTTCGAAGAAATTGATGTTACTAACCTCATAGAATTTAGAAAGGAATTAAAGCTCGAGGGCAGGCAGGTATCAGCCACTGCTTTATTCATTAAAACTTTATCGGTTTGTTTAAAAGAGTTTCCTATTTTCAATTCAATACTTGATGAAGAAAATGAGCGGATTCAATTTATTGACCAACACCATATCGGAACCGCCGTGGACACTGAAGACGGGCTGGTTGTTCCTGTGATCCGTGATGTGCAAACCAAATCCTTGCCAGAAATCCACGCTGAAATGAAGGCGCTTACAGACAAAGCGTTGGCCAATCAGTTAACTTTGGAGGATATCAAGGGGGGAACTTTTACTATAAGCAATGTCGGCCCATTGGGAGGCAGCATCGGGGCTACCCCAATAATCCAGCACCCTCAGGCTGCGCTTGTTTCGTTCCATAAAACTAAAAAAATGCCTGTCGTTAACGAGCGGGATGAAATTGAAATTCGCTCAATCATGAACCTGTCAATGTCGTTTGACCACAGAGTTGCAGATGGTGCGACAGCGGTGAAGTTTACTAACAAATTTGCAGCATATATCGCTAACCCAAGGCTGCTATTACTGGAGTTGGTATAG